A single Actinomadura algeriensis DNA region contains:
- a CDS encoding TetR/AcrR family transcriptional regulator gives MGEQTIGLRELKKRQTRENISNQATRLFLERGFDAVTIAEVAAAAQVAKMTVTNYFPRKEDLALDMRDVFVGLLATTVRERETGDSALAALRRAFLAQVAERNPVAGFSGPAFARMIIGSPALVARLREFHDDREKALGDVLAAETGAAPGDIAPRVAAAQLGAVHRLLFEEILRRTLRGDGDDAVAAAVARDARIAFAALEPSLGSYAVR, from the coding sequence CAACCAGGCGACCAGGCTGTTCCTGGAACGCGGCTTCGACGCCGTGACGATCGCCGAGGTCGCGGCGGCCGCACAGGTCGCCAAGATGACCGTCACCAACTACTTCCCGCGCAAGGAAGACCTCGCCCTCGACATGCGCGACGTGTTCGTGGGGCTGCTCGCCACGACCGTCCGGGAACGGGAAACCGGCGACTCCGCGCTGGCCGCGCTGCGCCGCGCCTTCCTCGCCCAGGTCGCCGAACGGAATCCCGTCGCGGGCTTCTCCGGCCCCGCGTTCGCCCGCATGATCATCGGCAGCCCGGCACTGGTCGCCCGGCTCCGCGAGTTCCACGACGACCGCGAGAAGGCCCTCGGCGACGTCCTCGCCGCCGAGACCGGCGCCGCACCGGGCGACATCGCCCCGCGCGTCGCCGCCGCCCAGCTCGGCGCCGTCCACCGGCTGCTGTTCGAGGAGATCCTGCGCCGCACCCTCCGCGGGGACGGCGACGACGCCGTCGCGGCCGCCGTCGCCCGCGACGCCCGCATCGCCTTCGCCGCCCTCGAACCGTCCCTCGGCTCCTACGCCGTCCGCTGA
- a CDS encoding NUDIX hydrolase, with protein sequence MSVPRLAVSVDLVVLTVRAQRLCALMWRRDRAPYDGAWSLPGGFIQLDEDLPVAAARLMAERAGLADVRIHLEQLATYGYPDRDPRQRVVSVAYLGLAPDLPASSRAQVLWTAVDELVHHDKAAFDHRRILCDGMERARAKLEYTSLAAAFCPPEFTVAELRRVYEIVWGTALDPRNFHRKVTGADRFLIPTDRTTTRDGGRPARLYRRGDAEQLRPPMLRPRG encoded by the coding sequence ATGTCCGTGCCGCGGCTCGCCGTCTCCGTCGACCTCGTCGTCCTCACCGTGCGGGCGCAGCGGCTCTGCGCGCTGATGTGGCGCCGCGACCGGGCGCCCTACGACGGCGCGTGGTCGCTGCCCGGCGGCTTCATCCAGCTCGACGAGGACCTGCCCGTCGCCGCGGCCCGGCTGATGGCCGAACGCGCCGGGCTCGCGGACGTCCGCATCCACCTCGAACAGCTCGCCACCTACGGCTACCCCGACCGCGACCCCCGCCAGCGCGTCGTCAGCGTCGCCTACCTCGGCCTCGCCCCCGACCTGCCCGCCTCCAGCCGCGCCCAGGTCCTGTGGACGGCCGTGGACGAGCTCGTCCACCACGACAAGGCCGCGTTCGACCACCGCCGCATCCTCTGCGACGGCATGGAACGGGCGCGCGCGAAGCTCGAGTACACCTCGCTCGCCGCCGCGTTCTGCCCGCCCGAGTTCACCGTCGCCGAACTCCGCCGCGTCTACGAGATCGTGTGGGGCACCGCCCTCGACCCCCGCAACTTCCACCGGAAGGTCACCGGCGCCGACCGGTTCCTCATCCCCACCGACCGCACCACCACCCGCGACGGCGGCCGCCCCGCCCGGCTGTACCGCCGGGGGGACGCCGAGCAGCTGCGGCCGCCGATGCTGCGCCCCCGCGGCTGA
- the hisC gene encoding histidinol-phosphate transaminase — protein MSEATTPRFRSVLDRFVAYKPGKVVVSPDGRSFKLSSNESPEGPLPSVLDAIADAARNVNRYPDNNATALTAEIAQFCGVPADHVAVGCGSVGVSQMLLEAVAEPGAEVIYAWRSFEAYPLLVALSGATSVQVPLKDETHDLAAMADAITDRTRLIFVCNPNNPTGTAVRRAELEAFLDRVPADCLVVLDEAYREYMRDADVPDGLTLYGDRPNLAILRTFSKAYGLAGLRIGYLVAHPEVAAAIRKTFLPFSVNSVAQAAGIASLNATDELLARVDETVKERDRVHGALVAAGWTVPHTEANFVWLRLGEATMEFSAACDARGVSVRPFDGEGARVSIGSPEENDAFLAVARDFPHRT, from the coding sequence GTGTCCGAGGCAACCACTCCTCGCTTCCGCTCCGTTCTCGACCGGTTCGTGGCTTACAAGCCCGGCAAGGTCGTCGTGTCACCGGACGGGCGCTCGTTCAAGCTGTCGTCGAACGAGTCGCCGGAAGGTCCGCTGCCGTCCGTCCTGGACGCCATCGCGGACGCGGCGCGGAACGTCAACCGGTACCCCGACAACAACGCCACCGCCCTCACCGCCGAGATCGCGCAGTTCTGCGGCGTCCCCGCCGACCACGTCGCCGTGGGCTGCGGGTCCGTCGGCGTCTCGCAGATGCTTCTCGAGGCCGTCGCCGAACCCGGCGCCGAGGTCATCTACGCGTGGCGCTCGTTCGAGGCGTATCCGCTGCTCGTGGCCCTGTCGGGGGCCACGTCCGTCCAGGTGCCGCTCAAGGACGAGACGCACGACCTCGCGGCGATGGCCGACGCGATCACCGACCGCACCCGGCTGATCTTCGTCTGCAACCCGAACAACCCGACCGGCACCGCCGTCCGGCGCGCCGAACTGGAGGCCTTCCTCGACCGGGTGCCCGCCGACTGCCTGGTCGTCCTCGACGAGGCGTACCGCGAGTACATGCGCGACGCCGACGTCCCCGACGGGCTCACCCTCTACGGCGACCGGCCGAACCTGGCGATCCTGCGGACGTTCTCGAAGGCGTACGGGCTCGCGGGCCTGCGCATCGGCTACCTCGTCGCGCACCCCGAGGTCGCCGCCGCGATCCGCAAGACGTTCCTGCCGTTCAGCGTCAACTCCGTCGCGCAGGCCGCCGGCATCGCGTCGCTGAACGCGACGGACGAGCTGCTCGCGCGCGTCGACGAGACGGTCAAGGAGCGCGACCGGGTGCACGGCGCGCTCGTCGCCGCCGGCTGGACCGTCCCGCACACCGAGGCCAACTTCGTGTGGCTGCGCCTCGGCGAGGCGACGATGGAGTTCTCCGCGGCCTGCGACGCCCGCGGCGTCAGCGTCCGCCCGTTCGACGGGGAGGGCGCGCGCGTCTCGATCGGCTCCCCCGAGGAGAACGACGCCTTCCTCGCGGTCGCCCGCGACTTCCCGCACCGCACCTGA
- a CDS encoding GTP cyclohydrolase IIa, with protein sequence MVERVMLMGHGPTPVPSRLVAAAYRDEQEAADKVVRLGSGVDVCLFASPVPYDFARKAGVLTMPATYVPLNGAALQGALLRASLDERFDPGRVSIDVLGRAEVEEAYAEIGLGTEQVHLREESAGPGTLAAFHERLWRRGATTVAMTCVHATAERMEMAGVPTIRVRPTGAAIRSSLQTAALLGAHHRLEESQLVVVLVDVPTLRETPRRVTPRYWRDELKLALHRVLLQEAHRMSASVWPLDDHSYLVTATRGSVTSSTEGFRTPPFVERVREELGLAIEVGIGMGRTAHEAENHARAALARSQSSQRTQGFALDRDGRALVPAPRTPPRSQPQAKPKGLEILARLADKLGDQEQPLIVDAENAGRMLGVTPRTARRLLRTLVEEGLAWPLPPNRTPQPGRPRQLYRLIVEKLGPSKAS encoded by the coding sequence CTGGTCGAACGGGTCATGCTGATGGGCCACGGCCCCACGCCGGTGCCGAGCCGGCTGGTGGCCGCCGCATACCGAGACGAACAGGAGGCGGCCGACAAGGTCGTGCGGCTGGGGTCGGGGGTGGACGTGTGCCTGTTCGCCAGTCCCGTCCCGTACGACTTCGCGCGCAAGGCGGGCGTGCTGACGATGCCCGCGACGTACGTCCCGCTGAACGGCGCCGCGCTGCAGGGCGCGCTGCTGCGGGCGTCCCTCGACGAGCGCTTCGACCCGGGACGGGTCAGCATCGACGTGCTCGGCCGCGCGGAGGTCGAGGAGGCGTACGCCGAGATCGGCCTCGGCACCGAGCAGGTGCACCTGCGCGAGGAGTCGGCCGGCCCGGGGACGCTCGCGGCGTTCCACGAGCGGCTGTGGCGGCGCGGCGCGACGACCGTGGCGATGACGTGCGTGCACGCGACCGCCGAGCGGATGGAGATGGCGGGCGTCCCGACGATCCGGGTCCGCCCGACGGGCGCGGCGATCCGCAGCTCGCTGCAGACGGCGGCGCTCCTCGGCGCGCACCACCGGCTGGAGGAGTCGCAGCTCGTCGTCGTCCTGGTGGACGTGCCGACGCTGCGCGAGACGCCCCGCCGCGTCACGCCCCGCTACTGGCGCGACGAGCTGAAGCTGGCGCTGCACCGCGTCCTGCTGCAGGAGGCGCACCGCATGAGCGCGTCGGTGTGGCCGCTGGACGACCACAGCTACCTCGTCACCGCGACGCGCGGCTCGGTGACGTCGTCGACCGAGGGGTTCCGGACGCCGCCGTTCGTCGAGCGCGTCCGGGAGGAGCTCGGCCTCGCGATCGAGGTCGGCATCGGGATGGGCCGCACGGCGCACGAGGCGGAGAACCACGCGCGGGCGGCGCTCGCGCGGTCGCAGAGCTCGCAGCGGACGCAGGGGTTCGCCCTCGACCGGGACGGCCGCGCGCTCGTCCCCGCGCCGCGCACCCCGCCGCGCTCGCAGCCGCAGGCGAAGCCGAAGGGCCTGGAGATCCTGGCCCGGCTCGCCGACAAGCTCGGCGACCAGGAGCAGCCGCTGATCGTCGACGCCGAGAACGCGGGCCGCATGCTCGGCGTCACCCCGCGCACCGCCCGCCGCCTGCTGCGCACCCTCGTGGAGGAGGGCCTGGCGTGGCCGCTGCCGCCCAACCGCACGCCGCAGCCCGGCCGTCCCCGCCAGCTGTACCGGCTGATCGTCGAGAAGCTGGGCCCGTCGAAGGCGTCCTGA
- the murA gene encoding UDP-N-acetylglucosamine 1-carboxyvinyltransferase, translated as MGHEVRYRVRGGRQLHGTVFVQGAKNAVLPMIGASLMAAKGRTVLRNVPIIEDVRRAVELARAIGARAELHEAERTLVIDASTLSSPVLPADIASRFRGSFLFVPALLHRLGEAVIEGVGGCNLGSRNLDFHYNGFKRMGATVTENVGDDGDGVIHIKAGDLRGGTLYCDTPSHTGTENLIMAAALAQGTTLIKNAALEPEVLDNIAILQAMGAKISGGGTGFITVEGVDELTAVEHTVMPDRIDTGVFVMAAAITGGDLSLVGATLEHLGVAADKLEQMGVEFHQQGAVLQVRRERTLRPINVITDEYPGFATDLQSPIMALSCLADGPSYIYERIFDGRFKLADELRKMGADIDVDGNRAKVNGPRALRGAEVEAHDLRCGSALVLAGLAAEGETTITSAYYLDRGHAHTAERLSQLGADIVRETS; from the coding sequence ATGGGCCACGAGGTTCGTTACCGTGTGCGCGGCGGCCGGCAGCTGCACGGCACCGTTTTCGTCCAGGGCGCCAAGAACGCCGTCCTGCCGATGATCGGCGCCTCCCTGATGGCCGCCAAGGGGCGGACCGTGCTGCGCAACGTGCCGATCATCGAGGACGTCCGCCGCGCCGTCGAGCTGGCCCGCGCGATCGGCGCCCGCGCCGAGCTGCACGAGGCCGAGCGCACCCTCGTCATCGACGCGTCGACGCTCAGCAGCCCGGTGCTGCCCGCCGACATCGCGTCCCGGTTCCGGGGCTCGTTCCTGTTCGTCCCCGCCCTGCTGCACCGGCTGGGCGAGGCCGTCATCGAGGGCGTCGGGGGCTGCAACCTCGGCAGCCGCAACCTCGACTTCCACTACAACGGCTTCAAGCGGATGGGCGCGACCGTCACCGAGAACGTCGGCGACGACGGCGACGGCGTCATCCACATCAAGGCCGGCGACCTGCGCGGCGGCACGCTGTACTGCGACACCCCGTCGCACACCGGCACCGAGAACCTGATCATGGCCGCGGCGCTCGCGCAGGGCACCACGCTGATCAAGAACGCGGCGCTGGAGCCCGAGGTCCTCGACAACATCGCGATCCTGCAGGCGATGGGCGCCAAGATCAGCGGCGGCGGCACCGGTTTCATCACCGTCGAGGGCGTCGACGAGCTCACCGCCGTCGAGCACACCGTGATGCCCGACCGCATCGACACCGGCGTGTTCGTGATGGCCGCCGCGATCACCGGCGGCGACCTCAGCCTCGTCGGCGCGACCCTCGAGCACCTCGGCGTCGCCGCCGACAAGCTGGAGCAGATGGGCGTCGAGTTCCACCAGCAGGGCGCCGTCCTGCAGGTGCGGCGCGAGCGGACGCTGCGCCCGATCAACGTCATCACCGACGAGTACCCCGGCTTCGCGACCGACCTGCAGTCGCCGATCATGGCGCTGTCGTGCCTCGCCGACGGCCCGTCCTACATCTACGAGCGCATCTTCGACGGCCGCTTCAAGCTCGCCGACGAGCTCCGCAAGATGGGCGCCGACATCGACGTCGACGGCAACCGCGCGAAGGTCAACGGCCCGCGCGCGCTGCGCGGCGCCGAGGTCGAGGCGCACGACCTGCGCTGCGGCAGCGCGCTCGTCCTGGCCGGGCTCGCCGCCGAGGGCGAGACCACGATCACGTCCGCCTACTACCTCGACCGCGGGCACGCCCACACCGCCGAGCGGCTCTCGCAGCTCGGCGCGGACATCGTCCGCGAGACCTCGTGA
- a CDS encoding suppressor of fused domain protein yields the protein MDESPGWDAIDAALRSVYGDLEPKHWATIHKWMLGGPDPLDGISAYPRTDPVPHWHMVSYGMSELYEKESENPDESGWGFEFTFRLVRNPEDETPPVWAASMLQNLARYVFNSGNWFEPGHHMNVNGPIAADRDDSDIRAITFVVDPELGEIATPHGSLQFLQVVGLATEEYEAVRQWNSEALMDVLAPHLPLFVTDLDRRSLLADPGVARAVREGLERDGSSSGMQFVSTAHWDRGPDGTTIKLGALQAPAIADSLRGRLPFGRELTLRTEDTALTFVPADEFAIEEPDDGRLAIGVPSGALDDLVATLQPTAARRPVPSLPGLTVEIVPTHMKDQYGEETGEVVG from the coding sequence ATGGACGAATCGCCAGGCTGGGACGCGATCGACGCCGCGTTGCGCAGCGTTTACGGAGACCTGGAGCCCAAGCACTGGGCGACGATCCACAAGTGGATGCTCGGCGGGCCCGACCCGCTGGACGGCATCAGCGCCTATCCGCGCACCGATCCCGTGCCGCACTGGCACATGGTGTCGTACGGGATGAGCGAGCTGTACGAGAAGGAATCCGAGAACCCCGACGAGTCGGGCTGGGGCTTCGAATTCACGTTCCGCCTGGTCAGGAACCCCGAGGACGAGACGCCCCCGGTGTGGGCGGCGAGCATGCTGCAAAATCTCGCTCGGTATGTGTTCAATTCCGGCAACTGGTTCGAGCCCGGCCACCATATGAACGTGAACGGACCGATCGCCGCCGACCGCGACGACTCCGACATCCGCGCGATCACCTTCGTCGTCGACCCCGAACTCGGCGAGATCGCCACCCCGCACGGTTCCCTGCAGTTCCTCCAGGTCGTCGGGCTGGCGACCGAGGAGTACGAGGCCGTCCGGCAGTGGAACTCCGAAGCCCTCATGGACGTCCTGGCGCCTCACCTGCCGCTGTTCGTCACCGACCTCGACCGCCGCTCCCTGCTCGCCGACCCCGGCGTGGCGCGCGCCGTCCGCGAGGGCCTCGAACGGGACGGCTCCAGCAGCGGCATGCAGTTCGTGTCCACCGCGCACTGGGACCGCGGCCCGGACGGCACCACGATCAAGCTCGGCGCGCTGCAGGCCCCCGCGATCGCCGACTCGCTCCGCGGCCGGCTCCCGTTCGGCCGCGAACTGACCCTGCGGACCGAGGACACCGCCCTGACGTTCGTCCCCGCCGACGAGTTCGCGATCGAGGAGCCCGACGACGGGCGGCTCGCCATCGGCGTCCCGTCCGGCGCCCTGGACGACCTCGTCGCGACCCTGCAGCCGACGGCGGCCCGCAGGCCCGTGCCGTCCCTGCCGGGCCTCACCGTCGAGATCGTCCCCACGCACATGAAGGACCAGTACGGCGAGGAGACCGGCGAGGTCGTCGGCTGA
- a CDS encoding MOSC domain-containing protein, translating into MPGTLLELDIYPLKGGRGTALSTAELTPEGLRHDREFMLVDPDGRFLSQRGDPRMALLRPAFDGELLTVTAPGAAPLVHKPVDDGEVRDVRVHASDCLGVDQGDEAAAWFGDVLGRECRLVRFTGRRETSRGGGTLKFADAYPLLLISAESLADLNGRLAEPLPMNRFRPSIVVAGLGAYGEDGVRLLRIGATVIEAVKPCGRCVVTTTDQDTGERGREPLRTLASYRKVEGSLLFGQSCVPRTPGALTVGDPVEVLEVR; encoded by the coding sequence GTGCCCGGCACGCTGCTCGAACTCGACATCTACCCCCTCAAGGGCGGGCGCGGCACCGCGCTGAGCACCGCCGAGCTGACGCCGGAGGGGCTGCGGCACGACCGCGAGTTCATGCTGGTGGATCCGGACGGCCGGTTCCTGTCGCAGCGCGGCGACCCGCGCATGGCGCTGCTGCGCCCGGCCTTCGACGGCGAGCTCCTCACGGTGACCGCGCCGGGCGCGGCGCCGCTCGTCCACAAGCCCGTGGACGACGGCGAGGTGCGGGACGTGCGCGTCCACGCGTCCGACTGCCTGGGGGTCGATCAGGGCGACGAGGCCGCCGCGTGGTTCGGCGACGTGCTCGGGCGGGAGTGCCGGCTCGTCCGGTTCACGGGGCGGCGGGAGACGTCGCGGGGCGGCGGCACGCTGAAGTTCGCGGACGCCTACCCGCTGCTGCTGATCTCCGCCGAGTCGCTCGCCGACCTGAACGGGCGGCTGGCGGAGCCGCTGCCGATGAACCGGTTCCGGCCGAGCATCGTCGTCGCGGGCCTCGGCGCGTACGGGGAGGACGGGGTGCGGCTGCTGCGGATCGGCGCGACCGTGATCGAGGCGGTGAAGCCGTGCGGGCGCTGCGTGGTCACCACCACCGACCAGGACACCGGCGAGCGCGGCCGGGAGCCGCTGCGCACGCTGGCGTCCTACCGCAAGGTCGAGGGGAGCCTGCTGTTCGGGCAGAGCTGCGTGCCGCGCACGCCGGGCGCGCTCACGGTCGGCGACCCGGTGGAGGTCCTGGAGGTCCGCTGA
- the purB gene encoding adenylosuccinate lyase, giving the protein MIERYTLPEMGRVWSDAHKYELWCKVEVLVVEAHAAAGTIPPEVVEPVRKAPPPTPEAVHEIEAVTQHDVIAFLSAWADNTEPREAARYVHFGMTSSDLLDTALALQLVEATDILLAKADALVATLRDHALAHRGTLRVGRTHGIHGEPDVWGHRVADFAFAMARSRDRLRRARAAVGVMAISGAVGTYSNIDPAIEAHVARELGLASADVSTQVVIRDGISEWVSALAIMATVCEAIALEVRHGQRTEVRELWEPFGKGQKGSSAMPHKKNPIISERLAGMARIVRAQIVPVLEGIPLWHERDISHSSTERIALPDASVALDYMLNLTNRLMSGLVVDEARMTANLESTGGLIYTSTVLLELVEAGMSRDDEAYPLVQKAAMETWETGVPFRETLRAHAAAAGLSLDEGRLDEVCRPERFVERLGPVFDRLADLT; this is encoded by the coding sequence GTGATTGAGCGCTACACCCTTCCGGAGATGGGGCGCGTCTGGAGTGACGCGCACAAGTACGAGCTGTGGTGCAAGGTGGAGGTCCTCGTCGTCGAGGCCCACGCCGCGGCCGGCACGATCCCGCCGGAGGTGGTGGAGCCGGTGCGCAAGGCGCCGCCGCCGACGCCGGAGGCCGTGCACGAGATCGAGGCGGTGACGCAGCACGATGTGATCGCGTTCCTGTCGGCGTGGGCGGACAACACCGAGCCGCGCGAGGCCGCGCGGTACGTCCACTTCGGGATGACGTCGTCCGACCTGCTGGACACGGCGCTGGCGCTGCAGCTGGTCGAGGCGACCGACATCCTGCTGGCGAAGGCGGACGCGCTCGTCGCGACGCTGCGCGACCACGCGCTGGCGCACAGGGGGACGCTGCGGGTCGGGCGGACGCACGGGATCCACGGGGAGCCGGACGTGTGGGGCCATCGGGTCGCGGACTTCGCGTTCGCGATGGCGCGGTCCCGGGACCGGCTGCGCCGGGCCCGCGCGGCAGTGGGCGTGATGGCGATCTCCGGGGCGGTCGGGACGTACTCGAACATCGACCCGGCGATCGAGGCGCACGTCGCGCGGGAGCTGGGGCTCGCGAGCGCGGACGTGTCGACGCAGGTCGTCATCCGGGACGGGATCAGCGAGTGGGTGTCGGCGCTCGCGATCATGGCGACGGTGTGCGAGGCGATCGCGCTGGAGGTCCGGCACGGGCAGCGCACCGAGGTGCGGGAGCTGTGGGAGCCGTTCGGGAAGGGCCAGAAGGGCTCGTCGGCGATGCCGCACAAGAAGAACCCGATCATCTCCGAGCGGCTCGCGGGGATGGCGCGGATCGTGCGGGCGCAGATCGTCCCGGTGCTGGAGGGCATCCCGCTGTGGCACGAGCGCGACATCTCGCACTCCTCGACCGAGCGGATCGCGCTGCCGGACGCGTCCGTCGCACTCGACTACATGCTGAACCTGACGAACCGTCTCATGTCCGGGCTCGTCGTCGACGAGGCCCGGATGACGGCGAACCTGGAGTCGACCGGCGGGCTGATCTACACCTCGACGGTGCTGCTGGAGCTGGTCGAGGCGGGGATGTCCCGCGACGACGAGGCGTACCCGCTCGTCCAGAAGGCGGCCATGGAGACGTGGGAGACGGGCGTGCCGTTCCGCGAGACGCTGCGCGCGCACGCGGCGGCGGCCGGGCTGTCCCTCGACGAGGGACGGCTGGACGAGGTGTGCCGTCCCGAACGGTTCGTCGAGCGGCTCGGCCCCGTGTTCGACCGTCTCGCCGACCTCACCTAA
- a CDS encoding low temperature requirement protein A: MTSSPTPTDEEEVYGVTTLELFFDLVFVFTLIRLTDVLIGEFSPLGLFQIVLMFGVLWWMYGGYAWLTNMTAPKATAHRLLILAGMGGFFMVAIGTPTAFTGGGGLVWGLGYLLLVLAHVTLYARGNPNILRVLPANLLAAALIIAAGLLDGGPAVYVLWTIALVVPIVQPYIVPAGGLFRIRPEHIVERHGLLVMITLGESIISVGTGAAHAHLDAGLVVAALLGLALAAAIWWTYFTGDDERAEETLAAADDARRTQMTMFGYFYAHIPLIVGVLVTAAGMKKAVEHAWEHLKPGTALAIAGGVALYLAGDVLFRRIMRIGPSRIRLAAAAASLATIPLGLWLATAEIAALIAILTTTVLLERRSPAPSKGNPASHHPSPAPG; encoded by the coding sequence ATGACCTCCTCCCCCACCCCCACGGACGAGGAGGAGGTCTACGGCGTCACGACGCTCGAGCTCTTCTTCGACCTCGTGTTCGTCTTCACGCTGATCCGCCTGACCGACGTCCTGATCGGCGAGTTCAGCCCGCTCGGCCTCTTCCAGATCGTGCTGATGTTCGGCGTCCTGTGGTGGATGTACGGCGGGTACGCCTGGCTGACCAACATGACCGCGCCGAAGGCCACCGCGCACCGCCTGCTGATCCTCGCCGGCATGGGCGGCTTCTTCATGGTCGCGATCGGCACCCCGACCGCCTTCACGGGCGGCGGCGGGCTCGTCTGGGGCCTCGGCTACCTCCTGCTCGTCCTCGCGCACGTCACCCTGTACGCGCGCGGAAACCCGAACATCCTGCGCGTCCTGCCCGCGAACCTGCTGGCCGCCGCGCTGATCATCGCCGCCGGGCTGCTCGACGGCGGCCCCGCGGTGTACGTGCTGTGGACGATCGCGCTCGTCGTGCCGATCGTCCAGCCCTACATCGTCCCGGCGGGCGGGCTGTTCCGGATCCGGCCGGAGCACATCGTCGAACGGCACGGCCTGCTCGTCATGATCACCCTCGGCGAGTCGATCATCTCCGTGGGGACCGGCGCCGCGCACGCCCACCTCGACGCGGGCCTGGTCGTCGCCGCGCTCCTCGGCCTCGCGCTCGCGGCGGCGATCTGGTGGACGTACTTCACCGGCGACGACGAACGCGCGGAGGAGACGCTCGCCGCCGCCGACGACGCCCGCCGCACGCAGATGACGATGTTCGGTTACTTCTACGCGCACATCCCGCTGATCGTCGGCGTGCTGGTCACGGCCGCCGGGATGAAGAAGGCCGTCGAGCACGCCTGGGAGCACCTCAAGCCCGGCACGGCCCTCGCCATCGCCGGCGGCGTCGCCCTCTACCTCGCGGGCGACGTGCTGTTCCGCCGCATCATGCGCATCGGCCCGTCCCGCATCCGCCTCGCCGCCGCCGCCGCGTCCCTGGCCACGATCCCCCTCGGCCTCTGGCTGGCCACCGCCGAGATAGCGGCCCTGATCGCCATCCTCACCACGACCGTCCTCCTAGAACGCCGCAGTCCCGCCCCGTCCAAGGGCAACCCCGCCAGCCATCACCCCAGCCCGGCACCCGGCTGA